One genomic region from Caballeronia sp. M1242 encodes:
- a CDS encoding aldose epimerase family protein produces MKQISRSVAALCAAAVPLISNAATITSSPYGATQQGQQVVQYTLSNARGVSMSCITYGGIVTRIDVPDRRGRRADIVLGFASLADYERYNGNIHFGSLIGRYANRIAQGRFTLDGHTYQLPINDPPNTLHGGPHSFDEKVWTVVRTFQNASGAGVQLRYVSPDNENGFPGTLTVDVTYTLTDDNEVRIDYRAKTDKPTVVNLTNHSYFNLAGEGSGSVENQLIMIAAASYTPTRADSIPTGEVAPVEGTPLDLRALTPIGARLRSAFPQLHYARGYDNNFKLNKSSPHDGEPSFAARAYDPVSGRVLDLYTTQPGLQFYTANGLDGSAVGVSGNAYRQTDAFALEAEHFPDSPNHPSFPSTELRPGDEYHEVTVWKFGVR; encoded by the coding sequence ATGAAACAGATTTCCCGAAGCGTTGCCGCGCTCTGCGCCGCTGCGGTGCCGTTGATATCGAACGCGGCGACCATCACATCTTCGCCGTATGGCGCGACGCAGCAAGGTCAGCAGGTCGTGCAATACACGCTGTCGAATGCGCGCGGCGTGTCGATGAGTTGCATCACCTATGGCGGCATCGTGACGCGAATCGACGTTCCGGACCGACGCGGGCGGCGCGCGGACATCGTGCTCGGCTTCGCATCGCTTGCCGACTATGAGCGATACAACGGCAACATCCACTTCGGCAGTCTGATTGGCCGCTATGCGAACCGCATCGCGCAAGGGCGCTTCACGCTCGACGGACACACGTATCAGTTGCCGATCAACGATCCGCCGAACACGCTGCACGGCGGTCCGCATAGCTTCGATGAGAAGGTCTGGACGGTCGTGCGCACGTTCCAGAACGCAAGCGGCGCGGGCGTGCAACTGCGCTACGTGAGCCCGGATAACGAGAACGGTTTTCCCGGCACGCTGACGGTCGACGTGACCTACACGCTCACCGACGACAACGAAGTGCGTATCGACTATCGCGCCAAAACGGATAAGCCGACGGTCGTGAATCTCACGAACCATAGCTATTTCAATCTGGCGGGCGAGGGCAGCGGCAGCGTCGAGAATCAACTCATCATGATCGCGGCGGCGAGCTATACGCCGACGCGCGCGGATTCGATTCCAACGGGCGAAGTGGCACCGGTGGAAGGCACGCCGCTCGATCTGCGCGCGTTGACGCCGATCGGCGCGCGTTTGCGTTCGGCTTTCCCGCAATTGCACTACGCACGCGGCTACGACAACAACTTCAAGCTGAACAAGAGCAGCCCGCATGACGGCGAGCCGTCGTTCGCTGCGCGCGCGTATGACCCGGTGAGCGGGCGCGTGCTCGATCTCTATACGACGCAGCCGGGCTTGCAGTTCTACACCGCCAATGGGCTGGACGGCAGCGCGGTCGGGGTATCGGGCAATGCGTATCGTCAGACGGACGCGTTCGCGCTCGAGGCCGAGCACTTTCCCGATTCGCCCAATCATCCGTCGTTCCCGTCGACCGAACTCAGGCCCGGCGACGAGTATCACGAAGTGACCGTGTGGAAATTCGGCGTGCGCTAG